The following proteins are encoded in a genomic region of Oryza brachyantha chromosome 11, ObraRS2, whole genome shotgun sequence:
- the LOC107305264 gene encoding uncharacterized protein LOC107305264: MSSAAYVLVTADDHSDDELEAVESVERPADAAGPEVQPDPPAVTKEEETTSGDADEAGAFFVLWWLSALCVVLGLWALCRASSPASPSAIVWTLSSVVCGALAGWVGVFSGVGALAAIFRVTYVALVAYTVDSHLSATAGLIVIFSNAVATAAFFGYYLAVYQRGDTNTPPPPPPPERSSSPVQGDELV; this comes from the coding sequence ATGAGCTCCGCCGCCTACGTCCTCGTCACCGCCGACGACCACTCCGACGACGAGCTGGAGGCAGTGGAGTCTGTGGAGAGACCTGCAGACGCCGCCGGGCCGGAAGTACAGCCGGACCCCCCCGCCGTcaccaaggaggaggagacgacgagcggcgacgccgacgaggccgGCGCCTTCTTCGTCCTCTGGTGGCTGTCGGCCCTGTGCGTGGTGCTCGGGCTGTGGGCGCTGTgccgcgcctcctcgccggcgtcgccgtccgccatCGTGTGGACGCTCTCCTCCGTCGTGTGCGGCGCGCTCGCCGGCTGGGTCGGCGTCTTCTCGGGGGtcggcgcgctcgccgccatcTTCCGCGTGACGTACGTCGCGCTGGTCGCCTACACCGTCGACAGTCACCTGAGCGCCACCGCCGGGCTGATCGTCATCTTCTCCAACgcggtcgccaccgccgccttcttcGGCTACTACCTCGCTGTGTACCAGCGCGGTGACACcaacacgccgccgccgccgccaccgccggagaGGTCCAGTTCACCGGTGCAAGGTGATGAGCTCGTCTAG